Proteins encoded in a region of the Mucilaginibacter sabulilitoris genome:
- a CDS encoding glutamate-5-semialdehyde dehydrogenase yields the protein MNYDNYFQDALIAGRKPTLAPALINQVLRDVAAEAIAQTDHLLAENQKDLDRMDPADPKYDRLKLTAARIEAIAGDMINVALLDSPLGKQLSETHMPNGLSITKVSVPLGVVGVIYEARPNVTFDVFALCFKTGNISILKGGSDADFSNRAIIAVIHKVLLAHGLDTNVVTLLPAEREATAALLNAIGKVDVLIPRGSQSLIDFVRDNSKVPVIETGAGIVHTYFDESGDLEKGAEIIANAKTRRVSVCNALDCLIIHSDRVNDLPRLTHILKEKQVELFADEAAYAVLKGNYTEGLVHKADPEHFGTEFLSMKMAIKTVDSFTQALEHIAVNGSKHSEAIISENADHIATFLNDVDAAAVYANVSTAFTDGAQFGLGAEIGISTQKLHARGPMGLDELTSYKWIVRGNGQTRNP from the coding sequence ATGAATTACGATAACTATTTTCAGGACGCGCTTATAGCCGGCAGAAAGCCAACGCTTGCTCCTGCACTTATAAACCAGGTGTTAAGGGATGTGGCTGCCGAAGCCATAGCTCAAACCGACCATCTGCTGGCCGAAAACCAAAAGGATCTTGATCGTATGGATCCGGCCGATCCCAAATATGACCGGCTGAAACTTACCGCCGCAAGAATTGAAGCTATTGCAGGCGATATGATCAATGTGGCTCTGTTAGATAGTCCTTTAGGCAAACAGTTATCCGAAACACATATGCCCAACGGTTTATCAATTACTAAGGTCAGCGTGCCATTAGGTGTAGTTGGAGTTATTTACGAAGCACGCCCTAACGTAACATTTGATGTATTTGCCCTGTGTTTCAAAACCGGCAACATCAGCATTTTAAAAGGTGGCAGCGATGCCGATTTTTCAAACAGAGCCATCATAGCTGTTATTCATAAAGTATTACTTGCACACGGTTTGGATACTAATGTGGTAACCCTGCTGCCCGCAGAGCGCGAAGCCACCGCGGCATTGTTAAATGCTATTGGTAAGGTAGATGTTTTGATACCCCGCGGGAGCCAGTCGCTCATAGATTTTGTACGTGATAACAGCAAAGTGCCGGTAATTGAAACCGGTGCAGGTATTGTTCATACTTACTTTGATGAATCGGGCGATCTGGAGAAAGGCGCGGAAATTATTGCAAATGCTAAAACCCGTAGGGTAAGCGTATGTAATGCTCTTGACTGTTTAATTATACATTCGGACCGCGTTAATGACCTGCCGCGGCTCACCCATATTTTAAAAGAAAAACAGGTTGAGCTTTTTGCCGATGAAGCCGCTTATGCCGTTTTGAAAGGTAATTACACCGAAGGGCTCGTGCACAAAGCCGATCCGGAACATTTTGGTACCGAATTTTTGTCAATGAAAATGGCCATTAAAACGGTGGATAGTTTTACGCAGGCCCTTGAGCATATAGCGGTAAATGGATCCAAACACAGTGAGGCTATCATATCCGAAAATGCTGATCATATAGCAACATTTTTAAATGATGTAGATGCGGCGGCTGTGTACGCCAATGTATCAACTGCCTTTACAGATGGTGCCCAGTTTGGTTTAGGGGCCGAAATTGGCATCAGCACACAAAAGTTACACGCCCGGGGGCCGATGGGTCTTGACGAATTAACAAGTTATAAATGGATAGTTAGAGGTAACGGACAAACCCGCAATCCATAA
- a CDS encoding TonB-dependent receptor, producing MKIFTNSLKVIVLLLTLIPAVSYAQLNGSYILSGKVNDDHGQPLVGTTVTIKGTTNKAATDSTGKFSLTTSAKLPYTLVFTAVGFQSQEFYIKNANSALNIQLTTQSLLINEVVVTASRKEEKLMRSPVAIEKLSINALKQSPGPSFYDALENVKGVQMTTTSITLKVPNTRGFNSPNNFRFMQLVDGVDMQSATLGVPLGNAIGPTELDIASIEITPGAAAALYGTNAINGLSNLFTKDPFKYQGLSFYHRQGLNHVGNDALGASSLTEDALRFAKAFNDKFAFKVNFSYLQGTDWQSNTIKDQNPQNLKTANPAYPELSGASNAAYDGWNKYGDDALAGSNTVVVKGIVVDGVARPNLTVARTGYNEIDLVDPKVSNLKVDGTLAYKITPNTVLSYTYRYGRMDGVFQRGNKISLDGATVQNHKVELKGKDFLVRAYESIENTGNSFNVKPLADNLDLNHASNSAWGTIFKNALTAYGNANGGLTSANLAAAEQAARKAADAGRVEPGTPEFNALRKTIIGINNWDIKSSLIPDAPATGGAALVQKSHMFNAEAQWDLSSKVKVVDLLAGGDVRVYSIIPDGNNFVDFSRPIADRNTPLTDGSFGKNVIYKKYGAFTQVTKTFFDNKLKLFGSIRWDYNPYFDPKFTPRLAAVYTVNENHNFRFTFQNGYRFPSLFEALSYVNNGRVKRVGSLPFINDGLGYLGNSYTQSSVTAFNAAVNAAPGSASGTDATALANRNLLKVADLPPARPEQITSYEIGYKGIVANNKVFIDIDAYTNRYDGFLGQVQVFVPNGATVGSDAAVLSMLDINRDPTTGSATNAPSQGQSRYRVYTNAKNIYHNYGSSAGLTYNFYKRYTISGNVSFNKLKAQTASDIFVTGFNTPEWSGNVSFGNREVAKNLGFNIVYKWQESFLWESPLVTGTVPAIGTLDAQVTYRVPVYYATFKLGASNIFNKRYIQYAGGPTIGGLYYVSVTLDGLLSKQQQ from the coding sequence ATGAAAATTTTTACAAATTCACTAAAGGTCATAGTGCTTTTACTTACCCTTATACCTGCCGTAAGCTATGCTCAGCTTAATGGCTCCTATATTTTAAGCGGAAAGGTGAATGACGACCATGGGCAGCCCTTAGTAGGAACTACGGTTACCATTAAGGGTACTACCAATAAAGCCGCAACAGACAGCACCGGTAAATTTTCGTTAACAACCAGTGCCAAATTACCTTATACACTGGTTTTTACCGCGGTTGGCTTTCAGTCGCAGGAGTTTTATATTAAAAATGCCAACAGTGCTTTAAATATTCAGTTAACTACGCAGTCGTTATTGATAAATGAGGTAGTCGTTACCGCATCGCGCAAGGAAGAGAAATTGATGCGCTCACCCGTAGCTATCGAAAAATTGAGTATCAACGCCCTTAAACAATCGCCTGGCCCAAGTTTTTACGATGCACTTGAAAATGTAAAAGGCGTACAAATGACCACCACCAGTATTACGCTCAAAGTACCTAACACCCGCGGATTCAACAGTCCCAACAACTTCAGGTTTATGCAGTTGGTTGATGGGGTAGATATGCAGTCGGCTACGCTTGGTGTACCATTGGGTAACGCCATTGGCCCAACCGAGCTGGATATTGCCAGTATTGAAATTACCCCGGGCGCTGCGGCAGCGTTATATGGCACAAATGCTATTAACGGTTTATCAAACCTGTTTACCAAAGATCCGTTTAAATACCAGGGTTTAAGTTTTTATCACCGCCAGGGTTTAAACCATGTTGGTAACGATGCTTTGGGCGCAAGTTCACTTACTGAAGACGCTTTACGTTTTGCCAAGGCATTTAATGATAAGTTTGCCTTTAAAGTTAACTTTAGCTATCTGCAGGGTACCGACTGGCAATCAAATACCATAAAAGACCAAAACCCGCAGAACCTGAAAACGGCCAATCCGGCTTATCCGGAATTAAGCGGCGCAAGCAATGCGGCTTACGATGGGTGGAACAAATACGGTGATGATGCCCTTGCCGGAAGTAATACGGTAGTTGTAAAGGGTATAGTAGTGGATGGTGTTGCAAGGCCAAACCTTACTGTAGCCCGTACCGGTTATAATGAGATTGATCTGGTTGATCCGAAGGTATCTAACTTAAAAGTAGATGGAACCCTGGCGTATAAAATAACTCCTAATACTGTATTGTCATATACTTATCGTTATGGCAGGATGGATGGCGTTTTTCAACGTGGTAACAAAATTTCGCTTGACGGTGCTACCGTACAAAACCATAAAGTGGAGTTAAAAGGGAAAGACTTTCTGGTTAGGGCTTATGAGTCGATTGAAAATACAGGAAATTCATTTAACGTTAAACCGCTGGCAGATAACCTCGACCTGAATCACGCCAGTAACTCGGCATGGGGTACAATATTTAAAAACGCGCTTACAGCTTATGGTAATGCCAATGGAGGTTTAACTTCGGCAAACCTCGCCGCTGCAGAACAGGCCGCCCGTAAGGCCGCTGATGCAGGCAGAGTTGAGCCAGGCACTCCTGAGTTTAACGCGTTACGGAAAACTATTATAGGAATTAATAACTGGGATATTAAATCGAGCCTGATACCTGATGCCCCTGCTACCGGTGGTGCTGCTTTAGTTCAAAAAAGCCACATGTTTAATGCCGAAGCTCAATGGGACCTAAGCAGTAAAGTAAAAGTTGTTGACCTGCTGGCAGGTGGTGATGTGCGTGTTTATTCGATCATTCCGGATGGTAATAACTTTGTTGACTTTAGCCGTCCTATTGCAGATAGGAACACCCCGTTAACCGATGGCTCTTTTGGCAAAAATGTGATCTATAAAAAATACGGCGCTTTTACCCAGGTTACCAAAACTTTTTTTGATAACAAGCTGAAATTATTTGGTTCTATCAGGTGGGATTATAATCCTTATTTCGATCCTAAATTTACCCCTCGTTTGGCTGCTGTTTACACTGTTAATGAAAATCACAACTTCAGGTTTACTTTCCAAAATGGTTACCGTTTCCCATCATTGTTCGAGGCTTTATCTTATGTGAATAATGGTCGTGTAAAACGTGTGGGAAGCCTGCCGTTTATTAACGACGGACTTGGGTATTTAGGTAACAGCTATACACAATCGTCGGTAACTGCCTTTAACGCCGCTGTAAACGCTGCTCCGGGTAGCGCAAGCGGTACAGATGCTACCGCGCTCGCCAACAGAAACCTGTTAAAAGTGGCCGACCTGCCACCTGCAAGGCCTGAGCAAATTACCTCATACGAAATTGGGTATAAAGGCATCGTGGCCAATAACAAGGTATTTATTGATATAGATGCGTATACCAACCGATATGACGGCTTTTTAGGCCAGGTTCAGGTATTTGTACCCAATGGCGCTACCGTTGGCTCAGATGCAGCCGTACTATCTATGCTTGACATTAACCGCGACCCAACTACAGGCAGTGCAACAAATGCGCCCAGCCAGGGCCAGAGCAGGTACCGCGTGTACACCAACGCCAAAAATATTTATCATAACTATGGCTCATCTGCAGGTTTAACCTATAATTTTTATAAAAGGTACACCATATCGGGCAATGTGAGCTTTAACAAATTAAAAGCTCAAACAGCTTCAGATATTTTTGTAACCGGCTTTAATACACCAGAATGGTCAGGTAACGTGTCTTTCGGTAATCGTGAGGTAGCTAAAAACCTTGGCTTCAACATCGTATACAAATGGCAGGAATCGTTCTTATGGGAAAGCCCGCTCGTGACAGGTACCGTACCTGCCATAGGCACTTTAGATGCGCAGGTTACTTATCGCGTGCCGGTATACTATGCTACCTTTAAATTGGGCGCGAGCAACATATTCAACAAACGCTATATCCAGTATGCCGGTGGGCCAACAATTGGTGGCTTATATTACGTATCGGTTACACTTGATGGTTTGCTAAGCAAACAACAGCAATAG
- a CDS encoding TSUP family transporter, translating into MTKIQNEETGGNQLFPVFLKLNDLHTVLVGGGNVGLEKLTAILNNSNQARVTVISREFLPEVHALAAQHEGVNIIQKSFADEDLHTAEVVIAATNDSDLNNYIRQSAHDRKLLINVADKPELCDFYLASIVQKGDLKLAISTNGKSPTIAKRLKEVLNESLPDELDISLQQMSELRNTLTGDFAYKVKKLNSVTSILVEPKAKVNKNFIWLIWSTIIISIAIVVTTLYLKEPVFKDFVTGIDPIFYYFLGAGFVFAMIDGAIGMSYGVTSTTFSLSMGIPPASASMGVHLSEIMSCGIAGWMHYRMGNINWKLFKLLVIPGIIGAVTGAYLLSSLEHYSQYTKPVVSLYTLILGMVILSKAFNVKRKKSADKVKRISLLGLGGGFIDAVGGGGWGSIVLSTLIAGGRSPRFSLGTVKLSRFFIAMMGSLTFITMVSSDHWQAVAGLILGSALAAPIAARISNKISTKTIMVSVGIIVILVSLKSIFTFVSKVL; encoded by the coding sequence TTGACTAAGATTCAGAACGAGGAAACCGGTGGCAATCAATTGTTTCCAGTTTTTTTAAAGCTGAATGACTTGCATACCGTACTGGTTGGTGGCGGCAACGTTGGTTTAGAAAAACTAACCGCTATTTTAAATAACAGTAACCAGGCAAGGGTAACAGTTATTTCGCGTGAATTTTTGCCCGAAGTACACGCTCTTGCAGCACAGCATGAAGGGGTAAATATTATTCAAAAATCATTTGCTGATGAGGACCTTCATACTGCAGAAGTGGTAATAGCCGCTACTAATGACAGCGACCTGAATAATTACATCCGTCAATCGGCACATGATCGTAAATTACTCATTAACGTAGCAGACAAACCCGAGCTTTGCGATTTTTACCTGGCTTCGATAGTACAAAAGGGCGACCTTAAACTGGCCATTTCAACCAATGGAAAATCGCCAACTATAGCCAAGCGTTTAAAAGAGGTTTTGAATGAGAGCCTGCCCGATGAGCTTGACATCAGCCTACAGCAAATGAGCGAACTCAGGAATACCCTGACCGGCGATTTTGCCTATAAGGTTAAAAAATTAAATAGCGTAACCTCCATATTAGTTGAGCCCAAGGCAAAGGTTAATAAAAATTTCATCTGGTTGATATGGTCAACTATTATTATATCCATAGCTATTGTAGTAACAACGCTTTATTTAAAGGAACCCGTATTTAAAGATTTTGTAACCGGCATCGATCCTATATTTTATTACTTTTTAGGCGCCGGGTTTGTGTTCGCGATGATAGATGGGGCTATTGGCATGTCATATGGTGTTACTTCTACTACATTTTCACTGTCTATGGGTATTCCGCCGGCATCTGCCAGTATGGGGGTTCACCTATCGGAGATAATGAGCTGTGGCATTGCCGGTTGGATGCATTACCGCATGGGTAACATTAACTGGAAATTATTTAAATTATTGGTTATCCCCGGCATTATAGGCGCGGTTACCGGTGCCTACCTGCTATCCTCATTAGAGCACTATAGTCAGTACACCAAACCTGTGGTTTCTTTATATACTTTGATATTAGGTATGGTTATACTATCAAAGGCCTTTAACGTTAAGCGCAAAAAATCAGCTGATAAGGTAAAACGCATTTCGTTGCTTGGTTTAGGCGGCGGTTTTATTGATGCTGTTGGCGGTGGTGGCTGGGGTTCTATTGTATTATCAACATTGATAGCCGGCGGCCGTAGTCCCCGTTTTTCACTGGGTACGGTGAAGTTGTCGAGGTTCTTTATCGCGATGATGGGTTCTTTAACCTTCATCACCATGGTAAGCAGCGATCATTGGCAGGCAGTAGCAGGCCTTATACTGGGCAGTGCGCTGGCGGCACCTATAGCAGCCCGTATTTCTAATAAGATATCAACAAAAACAATCATGGTTTCGGTAGGTATAATTGTTATACTGGTAAGCCTGAAATCAATTTTTACTTTTGTTTCAAAAGTTTTATAA
- a CDS encoding LysE family translocator — protein MSIINFPAFMVASFVFIISPGIDTMFILNKSITQGRKSGIYATLGISTGVLVHTTLAAFGLSLILAQSAMAFSIIKYLGAAYLIYMGISKLFTKQNLLASSEPDEPSSAKNTFISAVFTNTLNPKVAIFFLAFFPQFIHPAYIHSAIPFIFLGITYAFIGLLWFMVLTFFAGSLSVKLKLNPEMGNWLNKFSAVTFILMGVKIAFTKR, from the coding sequence ATGAGCATTATTAATTTTCCGGCATTTATGGTTGCCTCTTTCGTGTTTATAATTTCTCCGGGGATTGATACCATGTTCATCCTGAACAAATCAATTACACAAGGCAGAAAATCTGGCATATATGCAACGCTGGGGATTAGTACAGGAGTATTGGTGCATACTACCCTGGCCGCTTTCGGGCTGTCGCTTATTTTAGCGCAATCGGCCATGGCGTTTAGTATTATTAAATATTTAGGAGCGGCCTATCTCATTTACATGGGCATTAGCAAGTTGTTTACCAAACAGAATTTATTAGCCTCATCTGAACCGGATGAACCATCTTCTGCAAAGAACACTTTTATATCCGCCGTTTTTACCAATACATTAAACCCTAAGGTTGCCATTTTTTTTCTGGCGTTTTTTCCTCAGTTTATACATCCGGCATATATCCATAGCGCAATCCCCTTTATCTTTCTGGGGATTACTTATGCGTTCATCGGTTTATTATGGTTTATGGTATTAACCTTTTTTGCAGGATCTCTTTCTGTTAAACTAAAATTAAACCCTGAAATGGGCAATTGGTTAAATAAGTTTTCTGCAGTTACCTTTATTCTGATGGGGGTTAAGATCGCTTTTACAAAAAGATAA
- a CDS encoding phosphoadenylyl-sulfate reductase: protein MSDVIKQIKNITAGLEPVDALRQLAELFPGEIVFSTSFGWEDQAISHMIFANNIPIKVFTLETGRLFRETYSVWSSTMDRYKQPIYAYFPNQDLVAEMVNKKGPNSFYESVENRKECCGIRKIEPLKRALKGNKLWVTGIRADQSANRHDMENVEWDEQNELVKFHPIFNWTLDDVKAYIKQYNIPYNSLHDKGFPSIGCAPCTRAVAEGEDFRAGRWWWEDQSKKECGLHEVKQH from the coding sequence ATGAGCGACGTTATCAAACAAATAAAAAATATAACTGCCGGACTTGAGCCTGTGGATGCGCTCAGGCAGTTGGCGGAGCTTTTTCCGGGAGAGATCGTATTCTCCACCAGCTTTGGCTGGGAAGATCAGGCTATAAGCCACATGATATTTGCCAACAACATACCTATTAAGGTTTTTACATTAGAAACCGGCAGACTTTTCCGTGAAACATATTCTGTATGGTCAAGCACTATGGACAGGTACAAACAGCCTATATACGCCTATTTCCCTAACCAGGACCTGGTGGCGGAAATGGTAAACAAAAAGGGCCCGAACAGCTTTTACGAGTCTGTTGAAAACCGTAAGGAGTGCTGTGGCATTCGTAAAATTGAGCCTCTAAAAAGAGCGCTCAAAGGCAATAAGCTGTGGGTAACCGGCATCCGTGCCGATCAGTCGGCTAACCGCCATGATATGGAAAACGTGGAATGGGACGAGCAGAACGAACTGGTAAAGTTCCACCCTATTTTTAACTGGACGTTAGACGATGTGAAGGCTTACATCAAACAATATAATATTCCTTATAATTCACTTCACGATAAAGGCTTCCCAAGCATAGGATGTGCCCCCTGTACCCGTGCCGTAGCCGAAGGTGAGGATTTCCGGGCCGGTCGCTGGTGGTGGGAAGATCAATCAAAAAAAGAATGCGGATTACATGAGGTAAAACAACATTAA
- the proB gene encoding glutamate 5-kinase: MAFNYQRIIIKIGSNVFTQENGLPDLERIEHLVGQIAAIKKQGKEVILVSSGAVASGRSLISISEKYDAIAARQLLASIGQVKLINTYSHLFERFDILCSQVLVTKEDFRDRMHYLNMKNCLELLLQHQVIPVVNENDVVSVTELMFTDNDELAGLIASMLNAQALIVLTNVDGIYNGDPKAPGSAVIEEVSGSVVDFATFVSSGRSQFGRGGMITKSTMSQKTAQLGIAVHIANGTRDNILTDVLENKVIHTRFVPNKIASGKKKWIAHSEKSATGIVQVNDGAKAALISNKATSLLPIGIIKVITDFKKGDIIKLIDEKNKSVGLGIAEYGADKARERIGVKNQKPLVHYDYLYLQG; the protein is encoded by the coding sequence ATGGCTTTCAATTATCAGCGTATCATTATCAAAATTGGCTCAAATGTTTTTACCCAGGAAAACGGGCTCCCCGATTTGGAAAGGATAGAACATTTAGTTGGACAAATAGCCGCGATAAAGAAACAAGGAAAGGAAGTAATACTGGTTTCCTCTGGCGCGGTAGCCTCTGGCAGAAGCCTGATCAGCATTTCTGAAAAATATGATGCCATAGCCGCAAGACAATTATTGGCTTCTATAGGTCAGGTTAAACTCATCAATACGTACTCCCATCTTTTTGAACGTTTTGATATACTTTGTTCGCAGGTATTGGTTACCAAAGAAGATTTCAGGGACAGGATGCATTACCTGAACATGAAAAACTGCCTGGAACTACTATTACAACACCAGGTAATCCCGGTTGTTAATGAAAATGACGTGGTATCGGTGACCGAACTGATGTTTACCGACAATGATGAGCTTGCAGGTCTTATTGCTTCTATGCTGAATGCGCAGGCCCTTATTGTTTTAACCAATGTTGATGGCATTTATAATGGCGACCCAAAAGCCCCCGGTTCTGCAGTAATTGAAGAAGTTAGCGGGTCAGTTGTTGACTTTGCCACATTTGTTTCTTCGGGCCGTTCGCAGTTTGGCCGTGGTGGCATGATCACCAAATCAACCATGTCGCAAAAAACGGCACAATTAGGTATAGCTGTTCATATTGCCAACGGAACCCGCGACAATATTTTAACCGATGTATTGGAAAATAAGGTTATTCATACCCGGTTTGTTCCTAATAAAATAGCATCGGGCAAAAAGAAGTGGATAGCACATTCTGAAAAGTCGGCAACCGGCATTGTACAGGTTAACGATGGCGCCAAAGCTGCATTAATATCAAATAAAGCTACCAGTTTACTGCCGATAGGTATTATCAAGGTAATAACCGATTTTAAAAAAGGCGATATTATTAAGCTGATAGACGAAAAAAACAAATCTGTTGGCTTAGGCATTGCCGAATACGGAGCCGATAAAGCCAGGGAAAGAATTGGGGTGAAAAATCAAAAGCCTTTAGTGCATTATGATTATCTTTATTTACAGGGTTAA